From Methylococcus capsulatus:
GATCCAGCATCGATCGACAAGGAATGCGATGCGGTCATCGACCAGATTCGGGAGAAGGTGGCAGCCAGCCGCAAAGGCATCGATCTGCTGAACGAAGAACACGCGCTGAAAGCCGATGATGCCCGCAAATGGCGGGATCATCCGGCGCAGTACTGGTTGGAGCGCGCGATCACCGCCGGGTTGCCTCTGCGTGGCGGCATGGCTGTCAGAGAAGGGGATGGTTGGCGAATTCGTTGGCCGGATGGGGTAGGGAGCGACGAATCGGCAGGATTGCCGATTTGCGCGCCGAAGGCGCCCCTTGGGGCGAGCGGCATGGATGTCGCGAGTGAATCTCCCCGTGTCTGCTTCGACGCGCGCACCGCCGAACAGAACCCTGAGATGGAGTGGATCACGCTGGAAGATCCACGCGCCCGCGCAGTCATCAGCGAGCTGCCGCGCTGCGTGGCGGGCCAGCCGCTGCCGATTGCAGCGGTGACCGGCCTGCCCGATACGGTGCATGGCGTGTGGTCGCTGTGGGAGATCAGCATCAGCGCGTCCAATCTCTCCGAGAGCTTCAACCAGCGGCGATTCCTGCCCGTGTTTGTCACCGACGATGGCCGCGCCTTCGTGCCGACCGCCAAGCGGATATGGGATTTGCTGCTGACCGAGAACGTGACGCTCGCACCAAAGGTCGAGGTGGAGAACGCCTTGGCCTGCTTCGAAACGTCGTTGGCTGCGGCCAAAGTGCAAGGGGAGAGGCTCTTCAGGGATCTGCTGGAGGAGCACCGCACCTGGCTCGCCGAAGAGCGCGAACGGGCGCGCTACGCCTTCGAGGCGCGTTACCAGGCGATCGGCCGCATAGGCCTTCCCGCGGTCAGGGAGCACCGCCGCAAACGGCTCGAAGCTGAGTTTGATGCGCGTATGGCAGCGCTGGCGATTGCTGCAGCCTGCACGCCGGATCTCAACGCGGTGCTAATGCTTCGCATTGGTCACCCGGGAGGTGCGCCAGCATGACTGCCTGGGTTGACCGCATCCTCAAGGAGTTTCCCGTCGATCTGGCCCGGCTCTGGATCGTCGCCGACCCGGACGATGTGCTGCTGCAGAGCCAAGTGTTGTCGGGACTGCGCGAGCGTGGCTTTGAGGTATTGCCCTTCGAGGACAGCATCACTTTCCGGGCGGAGTACGAAGAGCGCTATCGGGCGGCGTGGGATCGCGGTGAGCCGGGGCCATCCCGCGCCTTGATCCTGCATCTGCCCGGCACGAACGTCAGCGACTTGCCTTGGGACTACCTGCGTCAGGCACGGAAGCTCTCTTTAAGTCTCGCCGAGTTGCTCCCCAAGCTGAGCTATGCCGTGGTGAGGCAACTGGGTAGCGAGATGCTGCCCTCCTTGTTCGAAGCGCAGGCGCGGCACGCCCATCAAGCGCTGGGCGAAGCCGCGACCAAGGAGTTCGTGCTGACGCACATCTTTCGCATCAGCCCTCACCTGATCACGCGCCCGGAGGACTTTTGGCGTGAGCTCCTTCGTCTGCACTACCGCGAGGCGGCCCTTCCACCCGTGCTCGCGCAGCACGTGGGGCAAGTGGTCGGTGAGCATGACGCGTTGCGGACACCATCCCTGGCATCCGCCCCTGACGGGGCCGCCGTTCCGGCATCCCAATTCGCTCCCGGCGAATTGGTCAAAGGCATACCTATCGCCGAGTTGTTTGCAAACAAGAGCATCACCATCCGTGTCGTGCAGGAAGCCTGGTTTCGCTATCTCACCAGGCTGGGAGTCACTGGAACCCGCACGGGTGAACCCACACCGCCCGATTACGTCGCAAAACTCGACCTGCCTTTCGACCACCATGACGTCCGCGTGATCGTCGACTCGATGTTCCTGGACGGCACGCTGCACCCGCTGGTGGTGCAGGGCGTGCCGGCCACCCTGCCGGAATGGGCCAAGGCCGGTGTCGTGCAGGACCCGGCGGCGATGCGGAACCTGGTACTCGAAGGCATCAAGAACCTGAAGGCGGAAATGCCGACCATCGAGTCCCCACACCGCGACTGGACCCATTTCTCGCGTCGGCTCGGCGAAGTCATCTCGCGTTTTCATGGATTGGATGCGGCCCGGGCGGAAAGCATCAAGGACTCGATGCGAGACCTGGTTAGCTCTGCCGACGATTGCTTGCGTGAATGGGTAGGGAAGCATTACGCGGATCTATTGTCCTTGCCGGCCTTCACGCGGCCGATCATGGTCCACCACGTGCCACGGTATCTGGCGATGCGCCGAGGCAACGGTGAGGAGAAGATCGCGCTGCTGGTATTCGACGGGCTGGCCGTAGACCAGTGGATTCAGATCCGGGAGACCGTGATCAAACGGTCGCAACGGCTGATGTTCGACGAGAACGCCTGTTTTGCGTGGCTGCCAACCCTGACATCGGTGTCCCGGCAGGCGCTGTTCTCTGGCCTGCGCCCGCGCGAGTTCGCCGACAGCATCGAGTCAACTTCTCAGGAACCTGCGCAATGGAATCGGTTCTGGCAGGACCATGGTCTTCGCGCAAACGAGGTTCTGTACCGCAAGTCAATCAAGCGCACCGATGACCTCCCCGCGCTTGAGGCAGCCCTGAGCAATCCGACTGTGAAGGTGGCCGGCCTCGTCGTGGACACCGTCGACGAGATCATCCATGGGGCGGTGCTCGGAAAGCGGGGCATTGCTGCCCAGATCGCTAGCTGGTGCGAGTCGGGCTTCGTGGATCGTCTGTTCTCGATGCTGCTGGACAACGGATTCCACGTCTACTGTACCTCCGACCACGGCAACGTTGAAGCGGTGGGCATTGGCCGCCCGAGCCAGGGAGTCGCGTCGGAACTGCGCGGGGAGCGCGTCAGGACCTATCGCAGCGAGGCTGTGATTGCGGAGACGGCGGCCGCCAATCCGGAGACCTTCCGTCTGAATGTCGCTGGACTACCGGCGAACTTCATGCCGCTATTCGCAGGAGGGCGGGGGGCGTTTGTGCCGAAGGAGACCCAAGTCGTGGTTCACGGCGGCATCTCCGTGGAGGAGCTGATCGTGCCCTTCGTCAAAGTGAGTTATGTGACAAATCTGCCTGGAACAGATTTGGACAGCCGCCAGGCTGGCCCCGAAGGGGTGGCCTCCAGGGATGGAGTCCGCACCAGTTCGCCGGGAGCGAACTTGGACCGCCGAGCGGCGGGTCCCGGAGGGACGGACTCCAGGGATGGAGTCCGCAATTGAATCGAATGACGCCGTCAGCACCGCACAAATCCGCCGGGAGCGGATTTGGACCGCCGAGCGGCGGGTCCCGGAGGGACGGACTCCAGGGATGGAGTCCGCAATTGAATCGAATGACGCCGTCAGCACCGCACAAATCCGCCGGGAGCGGATTTGGACCGCCGAACGGCGGGCCGCTCAGCGGTGGCGCCCAGGGAGGGGCGCCGCAAATTGGTTTCGACCGCTTCATACCGCTCGAATGGGCGGCTGCGGCGCTCAGGGTGCGTGCAGGACTCGGCACGCTCGATGAGCTGAACACGTTGCTGGACGCTGCAGATTTGGGTGTCGCAGCACGAAAGAAGACACGGACCGTACTGAATCGGTTGTGGCTTGCGCCACGCCACGAACTCGCTGACTTCGCCGAGCGTGGCGTCGCAATCTTCAAGGCCGACTCGAGCGTCCCTATCGCTGCTCTGACCTGGGGCATGGCCATTGCCACCTATCCGTTCTTCGGCAAGGTGGCGGAGCTGGTGGGGCGCCTCTCGGCGCTGCAGGGTGATTGTGCTTCGGCGGAAGTCCATCGCCGAATGAGCGAAATCTATGGCGAGCGTGAAGGCACCTACCGGATGACCAACATGGTGCTGCAGTCGCAGGCGAGCTGGGGCGCAATCGAGCGAGTAGAAAAGGGAAAGCGCTTGGCGCGATTGCAGCCCGTCATCGTGAGCAACGAAGAGGCAGTCTGCTGGCTGATTGAAGCGGCGCTCCGTTACGTGGGCAAAGTGGTATCCGTTCCGACACTATCGTCGTTGGCTGTGCTATATCCTTTTGTGCTGGACCAGCCACTGGGGTACCTTGCGTCAAAGAGCCCAAACCTGGAAGTAAGGCCAGAGGGGGTAGGAAATCAGTGTGTGGGTTTACCTTAAACTTTTTAGAAATCCAATGACATCAATGACTCTCTCCTTACACGTCCTTCCTTACACGTCCTTTCCGCCGTCCACTGGGTCGGCGGAATGTTTTTCGCGCATCAGGTTTTGCGCCCCGTCACCGCCGGCTTGCTGCGGACGCCATCGTCCTGCTGTTCCTCACCGGCTTCGGGTTGATCCATGCCTATGGTGGGCTCAGGCAGATGGGGTGGCCGGTACCCCTGATGTTGCTCATCGCTCTTACCATGACCGTGATTTTCGGAGTGCTCTATGCCAAGCCGTACAAGGTATTGAAAGCCGCGGTGGCTGCGGAGGACTGGGCGAAGGGGGCGGAAGCCCTGGGCATGATCCGCCGTCTGGTCGGCATCAATCTGGTCCTCGGACTGCTCACCGTGGTGGTGGCGAGCGGCGGAAGTGTCTTGCCGATTTGAGGCTCAGAGGTTTCTCGCCGCCGCGATGACCTCGTAAGCCTTGCGGATCTGCTGGGTTTTCTCGTTGGCGATGCGCACCATTTCTTCGGGCATTCCCTTGGCGAGCAGCTTGTCCGGGTGATGCCGGCTGATGAGCTTGCGGTAGGCGCGTTTGATTTCCTCGGTGCCGGCCGATGCCTCGATGCCGAGCATGGCGTAGGCGTCTTCCAGCGTATCCTCGCGGCGGCGCGGCGGCACGCTCCGGTGGCCTCCGTAGGAAGAATTTTGATAGGCGCGGGCGAAGCGTATCGCCGCGTCCAGGCGTCCCTTCATGGCGTGATACTCGAAGCGCGAAATGCGGAGCTGGTCGCAAATGCCGATCAGGACGCGTTCCTCGGCCAGGTTGACGGGGCCATCGGCGAAGGCGGCTTCGAGCTGGATTTCCAGAAAAATCCGGATCAGGGCGTAGCGGCGATGGCATTCCTTGCGGAATTGCTCGACCGCTTCCCGGAGCGGGAAATCCGGCTGCTTGCCACGAGTGAAGAGGTCGATGGCGGTGCGGCGCATGCCTTCGGACAGGTCCATGCGGTTCATCACCGTCCGCGCCACGGTGATTTCGGCCTCGGACACCCGGCCGTCGGCCCTGGCGACATGGCCCATCACCGAGAACGTGGCGGTGAAGAAGGCCATCTGGATGCGGTGCTGGGCGCCGGGCGACAGGTCGGATTCGATCTGGGCGTACTTGTCCTTGCCGCCGTCCAGCTTGTGGCCGATGGCGGCGCCCAGCAAGCCGCCGAGCGGACCGCCGAGCAGAAAGCCGAAGGTGCCTCCCAAGATTTTACCGAGCCAGCTCACCTGAAAAACCGTCCCTCGATACTTGCCATAAATCTTTACACCTTACATGATTGATGTTTGTCCTTAAAGTCTGGAAGAGTCAGCTCGATGACCGCCCCTGAGACATTGTTCGAATCCAGCCTGTCTTCACTGCGGCTGAAAGCGCGGGGAAAAGTGCGCGATATCTACGAGGCCGGCGACGATCTGATGCTGATCGTCACGACGGACCGGCTGTCGGCGTTTGACGTCATTCTACCCGACCCCATTCCCGGCAAGGGTCGTGTCTTGACCCGTCTCTCGCGATTCTGGTTCGACCGGTTGAAGGACCGGGTGCCCAACCACCTTTCCGCGACGCCGCTGGCGGCGGTGCTGCCCGATGCGGCCGAGCGTGGGCAGGTCGAGGGCAGGGCCATGGTGGTCAAGCGCCTTAAGCCGTTGCCGGTGGAAGCCGTGGTGCGGGGTTATCTCATCGGCTCGGGCTGGAAGGACTATCAGCGCAGCGGCTCCGTGTGCGGCATCGTGCTGCCGCCGGGGCTGCGGCTGGCCGAGCGGCTGCCGGAAGCGTTGTTCACGCCGTCCACCAAGGCCGAAATGGGCTCACACGACGAAAACATCGGGTTCGACCAGGTGGTCGGCCTGATCGGGCGGGAACTGGCCGAACGGATGCGCGAGGTGGCCCTGGGGCTGTACCGGGAAGCGGCGGCCTATGCGCTGGAACGCGGCATCATCATCGCTGATACCAAGTTCGAATTCGGGGTGGACGAGGGTGGTGTGTTGCACTGGATCGACGAGGCCCTGACCCCGGATTCCTCGCGGTTCTGGCCGGCCGACGGCTACCACCCTGGGATCAGCCCGCCGAGCTTCGATAAGCAGTTCGTGCGCGATTACCTGGAGACGCTGGACTGGGACAAGAAGCCGCCGGCGCCCCATTTGCCCCCGGACATCCTGGCCCGCACCGCGGAAAAATACCGGGAGGCGGAGCGGCGCCTGACCGGCGAATGACACGAAGTCATGCAGCGAACTCACTTCCCGCTGTCCGGCGGGAGAGGAAGGCGATCGTCGGACGGCGCGGCCCGGAGCCGCCGCACCGCGGCGATGCGCAGTTGCCGCAAGGCCCGTCCGAACGCCGGACCCTGCAGCCTTTGTTCGATCAGCGGACGGCTGTCCACCGAGACGGCTGCGCGACGCGCCTGCCGCAGCCACTCGGCCTGAGGATAGGGCCGCTCCTCGAAGCCGGCCCGGCCTCTGGCGTCCGCCTCGCAGGCGTGCAGGAAGGGTTCCAGCGTGTCGTCGTGACGCTTGAGCGCGCCCAGCCGGTCCAGCAGATCGACCAGGGTCGAGGTACGCAGCTCCAACCCCCGGTGGCAGAGACCGTGGTAGCGCATTACCTTTTCCGCCAGGCGGCGGTAGGCGTTGGGTGCACGGAATCGGTCGCACAGCGTGTTCAGGGCGTCGAGCCCGAGGCGCTCGTGGCCGCGGTGGCTGGGCCAGAGTTCCGGCGGCGTGAGCGCCTTGCCGAGGTCGTGGGTCAGGGCGGCGAAACGTGCGGAAGGGTCGGCGGTGAGGCGCGCGGCCTGGTCCAATACCATCAGCGTGTGTACACCGGTGTCGATCTCCGGATGATGCTGCGGCGGCTGGGGCACCCCGAACAGCCGCTCGATTTCCGGGAACAGCCGTTCCAGGGCCCCGCACTCGCGCAGGGTCCGGAAGAAGGCCGAGGGTGCCGGCTCGGCCAGTGCCTTGGCGAGTTCGGCCCAGACCCGTTCCGGCACCAGGGCGTCAACCTCGCCGGCCTCGGTCATGCGCCGCATTTCCGTCCGGGTTTCCGGCGCCACACGGAAACCGAGCGGCGCCAGCCGGGCCATGAAGCGGGCAACGCGCAGGATGCGCACCGGATCTTCGGCGAAAGCGGGAGAGACGTGCCGTAGCAGCCGCGCTTCCAGGTCGCGCCGGCCGCCGAAGGGATCGACGAGCCGGCCGTCGGCCGTTTCCGCCATGGCGTTGATGGTGAGGTCGCGCCGTTCCAGGTCCTGCTCCAGTGTGACATCGGGTTCGGCATGCACCACGAAGCCGCGGTAACCCGGCGCGGTCTTGCGCTCGGTACGGGCGAGCGCATACTCCTCATGGGTTTGAGGGTGCAGGAACACCGGGAAGTCGCGACCTACGGGGCGGAAGCCGCGCGCGATCATGGCCTCGGGCGACTCGCCTACCACCACCCAGTCGCGCTCGCGGACCGGCAGGCCGAGCAGGCGGTCGCGGACGGCGCCGCCGACCAGAAAGGCTTTCATCGGCTCGACTCGTAAGGATTCAACCTAAATCCGCAGTTGGATGGCTCGGAAAGGCGGCTGGCCCTCATCACCGGCCCGTCTCCCAGAGGAAGAACGGATCCGGCCTCTCTCTCCGATTCAATCGCTTTTCCCATGCTCGAGGTTCGTTCCAGCACGGCTACAAGAGTGATATGTATACCACGCTTGCATTCTATCTCGCCTTCGGCGCCATTGCGGGCGTCGCTTCCGGCCTGTTCGGCATCGGCGGCGGCGCCATCATCGTGCCCTTTCTGGTCTGGCTGTTCCCCGGCCAGGGCGTGCCGGAAAGCATCCTGATGATCATGGCGGTCGCCACCTCGCTGGCCACCATCGTGGTGACTTCGGTCTCTTCGGTCCGCGCCCACCACAGCCGCGGCGCCGTGGTCTGGCCGCTGGTGTGGCGGCTGGTACCGGGGATCGCCTTGGGGACGATCGCCGGTTCGGTTGTCGCCGACCACCTGCCCACCCGACGGTTCAAGCAGTTGTTTGCAGTGTTCCTGATGCTGGTGGCGGTGCAGGTGTACCGGGGCAGGCGGAAACAAACGGCGAACGACAAGCCCATTGCGCTCAGCGTGCT
This genomic window contains:
- the djlA gene encoding co-chaperone DjlA, which produces MSWLGKILGGTFGFLLGGPLGGLLGAAIGHKLDGGKDKYAQIESDLSPGAQHRIQMAFFTATFSVMGHVARADGRVSEAEITVARTVMNRMDLSEGMRRTAIDLFTRGKQPDFPLREAVEQFRKECHRRYALIRIFLEIQLEAAFADGPVNLAEERVLIGICDQLRISRFEYHAMKGRLDAAIRFARAYQNSSYGGHRSVPPRRREDTLEDAYAMLGIEASAGTEEIKRAYRKLISRHHPDKLLAKGMPEEMVRIANEKTQQIRKAYEVIAAARNL
- the pglZ gene encoding BREX-3 system phosphatase PglZ is translated as MTAWVDRILKEFPVDLARLWIVADPDDVLLQSQVLSGLRERGFEVLPFEDSITFRAEYEERYRAAWDRGEPGPSRALILHLPGTNVSDLPWDYLRQARKLSLSLAELLPKLSYAVVRQLGSEMLPSLFEAQARHAHQALGEAATKEFVLTHIFRISPHLITRPEDFWRELLRLHYREAALPPVLAQHVGQVVGEHDALRTPSLASAPDGAAVPASQFAPGELVKGIPIAELFANKSITIRVVQEAWFRYLTRLGVTGTRTGEPTPPDYVAKLDLPFDHHDVRVIVDSMFLDGTLHPLVVQGVPATLPEWAKAGVVQDPAAMRNLVLEGIKNLKAEMPTIESPHRDWTHFSRRLGEVISRFHGLDAARAESIKDSMRDLVSSADDCLREWVGKHYADLLSLPAFTRPIMVHHVPRYLAMRRGNGEEKIALLVFDGLAVDQWIQIRETVIKRSQRLMFDENACFAWLPTLTSVSRQALFSGLRPREFADSIESTSQEPAQWNRFWQDHGLRANEVLYRKSIKRTDDLPALEAALSNPTVKVAGLVVDTVDEIIHGAVLGKRGIAAQIASWCESGFVDRLFSMLLDNGFHVYCTSDHGNVEAVGIGRPSQGVASELRGERVRTYRSEAVIAETAAANPETFRLNVAGLPANFMPLFAGGRGAFVPKETQVVVHGGISVEELIVPFVKVSYVTNLPGTDLDSRQAGPEGVASRDGVRTSSPGANLDRRAAGPGGTDSRDGVRN
- a CDS encoding multifunctional CCA addition/repair protein translates to MKAFLVGGAVRDRLLGLPVRERDWVVVGESPEAMIARGFRPVGRDFPVFLHPQTHEEYALARTERKTAPGYRGFVVHAEPDVTLEQDLERRDLTINAMAETADGRLVDPFGGRRDLEARLLRHVSPAFAEDPVRILRVARFMARLAPLGFRVAPETRTEMRRMTEAGEVDALVPERVWAELAKALAEPAPSAFFRTLRECGALERLFPEIERLFGVPQPPQHHPEIDTGVHTLMVLDQAARLTADPSARFAALTHDLGKALTPPELWPSHRGHERLGLDALNTLCDRFRAPNAYRRLAEKVMRYHGLCHRGLELRTSTLVDLLDRLGALKRHDDTLEPFLHACEADARGRAGFEERPYPQAEWLRQARRAAVSVDSRPLIEQRLQGPAFGRALRQLRIAAVRRLRAAPSDDRLPLPPDSGK
- a CDS encoding phosphoribosylaminoimidazolesuccinocarboxamide synthase; this encodes MTAPETLFESSLSSLRLKARGKVRDIYEAGDDLMLIVTTDRLSAFDVILPDPIPGKGRVLTRLSRFWFDRLKDRVPNHLSATPLAAVLPDAAERGQVEGRAMVVKRLKPLPVEAVVRGYLIGSGWKDYQRSGSVCGIVLPPGLRLAERLPEALFTPSTKAEMGSHDENIGFDQVVGLIGRELAERMREVALGLYREAAAYALERGIIIADTKFEFGVDEGGVLHWIDEALTPDSSRFWPADGYHPGISPPSFDKQFVRDYLETLDWDKKPPAPHLPPDILARTAEKYREAERRLTGE